One stretch of Bacteroidia bacterium DNA includes these proteins:
- a CDS encoding zinc metallopeptidase: MEFTFGSLILMIAITIASLIVSQTLKSKFKKYSQLQLRSNLTGKEVAEMMLRDHGITDVQVTQVSGQLTDHYNPATKTVNLSEVVYYERNAAAAAVAAHECGHAVQHAQAYQWLTLRSKLVPAVQVSSQLMPFVLVGGILLLKTFPTLLLAGIILFASTTLFSFITLPVEFDASARALRWMEGKNIVTSQEQTNAKDALRWAAMTYVVAAIGSLATLLYYVSIFMNRR; encoded by the coding sequence ATGGAATTCACATTCGGCTCATTAATCTTGATGATTGCAATTACAATTGCCAGTTTAATTGTAAGTCAAACCCTAAAATCAAAATTTAAAAAGTATTCTCAATTACAACTTCGCTCAAATCTTACCGGAAAAGAAGTTGCCGAAATGATGCTTCGCGACCATGGTATTACCGATGTTCAGGTAACCCAAGTAAGTGGCCAACTTACTGACCACTACAACCCTGCAACAAAGACTGTTAACCTTAGTGAAGTTGTTTATTATGAACGTAATGCAGCAGCCGCAGCAGTTGCCGCTCACGAATGTGGGCATGCTGTTCAACATGCTCAAGCGTATCAATGGCTAACATTGCGTTCTAAATTAGTTCCGGCAGTGCAAGTGTCAAGTCAGCTGATGCCATTTGTATTAGTAGGTGGTATTTTGTTGCTTAAAACCTTTCCTACTTTACTGCTTGCGGGTATTATTCTTTTTGCAAGTACAACCCTTTTTAGTTTTATAACCTTACCTGTTGAGTTTGACGCCTCTGCAAGAGCTTTAAGATGGATGGAAGGCAAAAATATTGTTACCTCTCAAGAACAAACAAATGCAAAAGATGCACTAAGATGGGCTGCTATGACTTATGTTGTAGCTGCGATAGGCTCTTTAGCAACCCTTCTCTACTATGTGTCAATTTTTATGAACCGAAGATAA